The segment TATCTCTTTTAATTTATTCATATCATCCAAGAAAAAAGATTCTAATTTCAATCTAATAGCATCATCCATTTCCTTCTTTGATTTTGTTAAGTTCTTTCGCATAATTAACTCTCTCATAAGTTTAGTCTTGTCTTGTCCAAAAAGGCTGTAAAACACTTTTTTAAGAACTTTAACATTTGAAAAATACTGCAATAGAGAGTTTAGCCATTGCCTTTTAGGAACTCCTGTACTCTTCTTATTTACCATAAAATTAGAAGGCACAAAAGACGGGTCTACTTCTAAAAACTCAAAGATATCTGAAAGTGTTCCGTTAATATCCTTTATGAAGTTTTCAAAAAATAAAACCTTAACCTCCTTGAATTCCTTTTGATATGCACCGACATGTTTGGAATACAAACTTAGGTGTTTATAGTACCAAAAGGAATTAAATTTTTTCTCTAAACGTTGCTCTTCTTCATCAATAGCCTTATCAAAACTTAAATTTTCAAATGTTGACAAATTGTGCTGATAATTCGAATACGATCTTTCGACAGGGTTTCTTAATAAGATTAATATTTTCGGCTCATTCTGTAATGCTTTAATTTTTGGAATAACCTCGTCATGATGAAATAAATACTGAGTGCTTGAGTCGCATAAAATCTTTTCAGTCTTGCCTTTATATAAGTCAAAATATTCTTTTTCATCTAAAACAGAACTTCTAAGAAGGTAGGGTTTTATAGGATCCTCATCAGATACTTCGAGAATCGAGTCTTTAATAAAATAACGAGGCTCTTTCTCTGGAATACATATATCTGGGTGTTGCTTCAAATAATGGTAAAGGGAAGTTGTCCCAGACTTTGGAGCTCCAACAATAAAAAAATTAGGACACTTTATCATCTAATCCAAGGTATATATATGGTGTAAAAACCAAATTTCTTTTTAATGTAAATTATCATTGATGCATTCCAAAATATTCCTGAAACTGCACTTGCTATGGCTGCCCCACCAATACCATAAATGGGTATGAGCAAATAATTTAATACTACGTTAATTATTGCTGCTAAGATAAGTATGTTTTGAAATACTTTTTGCTTACCAACCATTTGAAGAAATGTACCTACAGAACCAGAAATAGCACTAAACATTTTGCCTATGGATAATATCACTAAAGTGTATGATGCTACTTTGAATTCATCGCCAAACATACTCAAAATGAATTCAGGAAAGAGCAATAATACAATTAGCACAGGTATGCTCAACCAAAAAATTGTTTTAGTTGATTGTTGGACAATCTTTTTTAGCCCATCTATATCTCCAGAGGAATGAATTTCAGAAAATTTTGGTGCAGCAATACTATTAACTGCCATCAGTCCCATATAAGACAACATCGATAATTTCAGGGCGACATTATATATGCCTACTTGTGCTGACCCACTCATATTTGCTAGCATAAACAAATCTACTTTTCCCATAATAATCATCATAGATTGTCCTAGTAATAGTGGAAAAGAAGTAGTGAGTAATTCGTTAGTCGATAAGGCAGCTTCATTATCTGAATCTTCTACTTTAACTTTTGCCTTATGATTAAACCACAAAAAGTAAGAAAATAGGGTAAGAATGAATACACTTGAAACATAAGCGTAAATCGGCAACATATCCGATGCGCTAAATATTGAAAATATTACTAGAAAAATGAACACCCCTAAGGTTATGGCTACATTATTTAAAAATGAATACGATATCATTTTTTTCAATCCACGTATAGCCTGAACATTCATATAAAACAAAACCAAAGGAATAAAGGAAAACGAAACTATCAATAAATAATCCCTATTCAGATTCATAAAGTCTGCAATTTCGACTGAGAAAAACAATAAAAGTAGGGTGAAGAAAATAGCTGAAAAAGTTACTAAAGCAACCGATTTGAAATACAACTGATTAATTAATTTTAAAGAACCCTTTTTGGCATATTTTGAAACAAACCTAACTAGAGATGTGTCGATTCCTAAACGGGAAATTATACTAAGTATTTCTACAACTAATAAAGCCGTTACATACTGACCAAAAACAAAGGCTCCATACTTATTAGAAATATAAATCGCAAAACCATAACCTACGATAAGGCCAAATAATTTTATTATCAAAGTACTAGAAGCCCCTTTCAGCAATTCCATAAGATGGATGTCATCGTATAAATTTGTTAGATATGTTCTAATTTTATTCAATGATAAAAGTTGAATTACTAGTAGTCAGAATTGCTCTCTAAGCCTTTTAAAATCTTGAGTGCTGAAGAGGTCCCAAGTCGCTTAACCCCTAAGTTAATCATACGGATGGAATCTTCTATATTTCGTATTCCACCTGATGCTTTTACTGGCAAAGGGAAAGAATTTTTTATCATAGTTTTAATTCCTTCAAGTGTTGCTCCACTTGGACTTCCGTCAGTAGTTTTAAAAAATCCAGTTGAAGATTTAACAAATACATCATTTGCTTTTTGGCTACCAAAATTTTCAATAACAGTATTCTTTATAAGAGTGCAAATTGATGATAATTCATCAATTGTAAGGGCTGCCGATTCAACAATCCATTTCGTAATTTTTCCATTTTCAAGACATAAAGAAGTACACTTTATAACCTCCTCAGTAACTTCAGAAATATTACTTTTTTTAAAACTGGAATAGTTGATGACTATATCAATTTCATCTGCACCCAAATCAATGGCTGATTGTATCTCTTCAAGCTTTTGACGGCATGAAGAATTGCCGAACGGAAAATCAATGACTGTGCCTACAAGTAATTTACTTTCGTTAGCTGATATCAACTTTCTAGCTAATGAAATATATTGCTGCCGTATCATAACAAGTTTGAATTTATACTCAATAGCTTCGTTAATTACAGAAGTGATATTGACTATATTTTCTTCTTCTGAAATCTGTTGTTGTTCGGAAGTTTTAAGATAGGTGGAATCGAAAAAATCGGTAATAGGTTCAGTCATAAATGCTCTGAATTGGTAAAGATTATAAAGGTACTTTTTTTTATGGGAACTAAAAAAGGCTTGTCGAAATTGACAAGCCTCTTTAAAATTATTATTAAAACTTAGTTTAGTCTAAAACTAATTGGAACATTATACTGCACCTTTACAGGTTTTCCTCTTTGCTTTCCTGGTCTAAACTTGGGCAGACTTTTAACAACTCTTACTGCTTCAGCATCTAAGTATTTATCTACTCCTCTAAGTATTTTTACATTTGTTACTGAACCCGTTTTATCTACTACAAAACTAACAAATACTCTACCAGTGATATTGTTTTCCTTAGCAATTGGCGGGTATTTTGTTTTTCTAGCGATGAATTGCATTATTTTTGTTTGAGTACAGGTTTCATCCGAACATCCTTCAAAACGAGGCATATCCTCAACTACCATAAAGATTTCATCAGTAGTTTCTTCTTCTTCCTCAATAACCTCTAAATCTTCATCCGACTCTGTTTCGTCAATTATCGTTTCTTCTATTTCCTCTTCGTTTTCAACGATAACGATTTCATCAGGTGGTGGTGGTGGTGGTGGTGGTGGTTTTTCTTCTCTAAAGGTGTTCTCGATTTCTTCTTCGAAATCAGCCTCTAAAATTAAATCTCCAAGAGAAGAAACTACTTTTTCATAAGTTCTGTATTCAAAAGCACCAAGAACTATCAAAAGAGAAAGAGCCAAGCCTATTTGCATAAATAAGCCTCTTTTTTTCTCTAAATCGACTTTAGGATTTTTCTTTGGGTCCATATTCAATAAATGTTACAAAACAAATTTAAACTTTTTTACAAGAAGTGGTAGAGGATAAAAAAGGAATTTTACGAAAAAGTATAAGGCCTATCAAAATTCCACAAATATCAGCCAACCAATCAAAGACATCCATGCTTCTATTTTCAAAAAAATAGCCTTGAGAATATTCTAAGGCAAATCCATAGATGACTAAACCAACAATTATATAACGAAATGAAGGCGGTTCATATTGCCTTTTTTCTGCATTAGCTAATAAGACAAAAGCAAGAATAAACATTGTAGCATGAACTACTTTGTCAATATGTAATCCATCTAAAAAATCAAATTTTGAGATGTCGTCACCTGGAATTGCGTGTAGTATCGCTATTAACACTAACCATGATATAGCGAGAGTGTAACGCATTAATGAATCAGGTCCTTGTAATCTTCAGCAGATAATAAACCGTCTAATTCTGATGTGTCCGAAAGCTTTATTCGAATCATCCAGCCTTCACCATAAGGGTCTGAATTTACGGTTTCTGGAGCATCTTCCAAATCAGAATTGAAAGTCATTATTTCTCCAGAAAGTGGCATGAATAAATCTGATACGGTCTTTACGGCCTCTACTGTTCCAAAAACTTCTTCTTTATCAATAGTTTCGCCTTCAGTTTCAATTTCAACGAATACGATATCGCCCAATTCACTTTGAGCAAAATCCGTAATTCCTACCACTGCTTCATCGCCTTCGATTCTTACCCAC is part of the Flavobacteriales bacterium genome and harbors:
- a CDS encoding sulfotransferase; the encoded protein is MIKCPNFFIVGAPKSGTTSLYHYLKQHPDICIPEKEPRYFIKDSILEVSDEDPIKPYLLRSSVLDEKEYFDLYKGKTEKILCDSSTQYLFHHDEVIPKIKALQNEPKILILLRNPVERSYSNYQHNLSTFENLSFDKAIDEEEQRLEKKFNSFWYYKHLSLYSKHVGAYQKEFKEVKVLFFENFIKDINGTLSDIFEFLEVDPSFVPSNFMVNKKSTGVPKRQWLNSLLQYFSNVKVLKKVFYSLFGQDKTKLMRELIMRKNLTKSKKEMDDAIRLKLESFFLDDMNKLKEILPLHNVNWLNNGKDS
- a CDS encoding flippase, producing MNKIRTYLTNLYDDIHLMELLKGASSTLIIKLFGLIVGYGFAIYISNKYGAFVFGQYVTALLVVEILSIISRLGIDTSLVRFVSKYAKKGSLKLINQLYFKSVALVTFSAIFFTLLLLFFSVEIADFMNLNRDYLLIVSFSFIPLVLFYMNVQAIRGLKKMISYSFLNNVAITLGVFIFLVIFSIFSASDMLPIYAYVSSVFILTLFSYFLWFNHKAKVKVEDSDNEAALSTNELLTTSFPLLLGQSMMIIMGKVDLFMLANMSGSAQVGIYNVALKLSMLSYMGLMAVNSIAAPKFSEIHSSGDIDGLKKIVQQSTKTIFWLSIPVLIVLLLFPEFILSMFGDEFKVASYTLVILSIGKMFSAISGSVGTFLQMVGKQKVFQNILILAAIINVVLNYLLIPIYGIGGAAIASAVSGIFWNASMIIYIKKKFGFYTIYIPWIR
- the deoC gene encoding deoxyribose-phosphate aldolase, whose amino-acid sequence is MTEPITDFFDSTYLKTSEQQQISEEENIVNITSVINEAIEYKFKLVMIRQQYISLARKLISANESKLLVGTVIDFPFGNSSCRQKLEEIQSAIDLGADEIDIVINYSSFKKSNISEVTEEVIKCTSLCLENGKITKWIVESAALTIDELSSICTLIKNTVIENFGSQKANDVFVKSSTGFFKTTDGSPSGATLEGIKTMIKNSFPLPVKASGGIRNIEDSIRMINLGVKRLGTSSALKILKGLESNSDY
- a CDS encoding energy transducer TonB — protein: MDPKKNPKVDLEKKRGLFMQIGLALSLLIVLGAFEYRTYEKVVSSLGDLILEADFEEEIENTFREEKPPPPPPPPPDEIVIVENEEEIEETIIDETESDEDLEVIEEEEETTDEIFMVVEDMPRFEGCSDETCTQTKIMQFIARKTKYPPIAKENNITGRVFVSFVVDKTGSVTNVKILRGVDKYLDAEAVRVVKSLPKFRPGKQRGKPVKVQYNVPISFRLN
- the vanZ gene encoding VanZ family protein — translated: MRYTLAISWLVLIAILHAIPGDDISKFDFLDGLHIDKVVHATMFILAFVLLANAEKRQYEPPSFRYIIVGLVIYGFALEYSQGYFFENRSMDVFDWLADICGILIGLILFRKIPFLSSTTSCKKV
- the gcvH gene encoding glycine cleavage system protein GcvH, with the translated sequence MNIPTELKYTKDHEWVRIEGDEAVVGITDFAQSELGDIVFVEIETEGETIDKEEVFGTVEAVKTVSDLFMPLSGEIMTFNSDLEDAPETVNSDPYGEGWMIRIKLSDTSELDGLLSAEDYKDLIH